Proteins found in one bacterium genomic segment:
- a CDS encoding AAA family ATPase — protein sequence MYEEYWKLSSKPFNNTPDPKFFYKSQSHEEVLMRLHYTIEQNLGAAVLTGVFGCGKTVVGQVLCDELPLDKYRVAFINNPQLDYVDLLRSVVRSLKSIDLPAKKSELSADYLLELLGDILENNLRDGRETIIIIDEAHIIKNEQTLEGLRLLLNFQSRDRFLLTLFLFGQPELKQQIEDNKQLDQRIAIKCHLGPFSLEEVSDYINYRINIAGVKNPMFDESAIKSISNYSGGIPRRINRACDLSLLLGMYKNAAVINGEMVNESLQNLGN from the coding sequence ATGTACGAAGAATATTGGAAATTGAGCAGTAAACCATTTAATAACACACCTGACCCGAAGTTTTTTTATAAATCTCAAAGCCATGAAGAGGTTTTAATGCGGCTGCATTATACAATTGAGCAAAACCTCGGCGCGGCCGTGCTGACCGGTGTGTTCGGGTGCGGGAAAACGGTTGTGGGGCAGGTGCTGTGCGACGAACTTCCTCTTGATAAATACAGGGTCGCGTTTATCAATAATCCCCAGCTTGATTACGTCGATTTGCTAAGGTCGGTTGTCCGCAGTTTAAAGTCCATAGATTTGCCCGCCAAAAAATCAGAGCTTTCGGCGGATTATTTACTGGAACTTTTGGGGGATATCCTGGAAAATAACCTTCGCGACGGCCGTGAAACAATAATCATTATTGATGAAGCCCACATTATAAAAAACGAGCAGACCCTTGAAGGACTGCGCCTCCTTCTTAATTTCCAGAGCAGGGACAGGTTCTTATTGACTTTATTCCTTTTCGGCCAGCCTGAATTAAAACAGCAGATTGAGGACAACAAACAACTGGACCAGAGAATTGCCATAAAATGTCACCTGGGGCCTTTCAGCCTGGAGGAAGTCAGTGATTATATAAATTACAGGATAAATATCGCCGGAGTAAAGAACCCGATGTTTGATGAAAGCGCCATTAAATCAATAAGCAATTATTCAGGCGGGATACCGAGAAGGATTAACAGGGCGTGTGATTTAAGTTTACTGCTTGGGATGTATAAAAATGCCGCTGTGATAAACGGGGAAATGGTAAATGAGAGCCTGCAGAACCTGGGAAACTGA
- a CDS encoding signal peptidase I: MAEYTIDNFVNGWLLKEAVCKNRSVWVKVNGRSMFPFFDNGTLVQVILCSLEDVHRGDIVIFEDVTDIVCHRVLKRIKLKGELFLKTKGDTSFYFDSPVKQEKVIGKILIFKRMGFNININNPGARSIGLFLSYLLPFVARSVYYLKKICILSESA, translated from the coding sequence ATGGCAGAATATACAATTGATAACTTTGTTAATGGCTGGCTTTTAAAAGAGGCAGTCTGTAAAAACAGGTCCGTCTGGGTAAAAGTCAATGGCAGGAGTATGTTTCCTTTTTTTGATAATGGCACTCTTGTCCAGGTTATTTTATGTTCCCTTGAAGACGTTCACAGGGGCGATATTGTTATATTTGAAGATGTAACGGACATTGTTTGTCACCGTGTTTTAAAAAGAATAAAATTAAAAGGCGAATTGTTTTTAAAAACAAAGGGGGACACTTCTTTTTATTTTGATTCCCCGGTTAAACAAGAAAAAGTGATTGGTAAAATTTTGATTTTTAAAAGGATGGGATTCAATATAAATATAAACAACCCTGGTGCGCGCTCTATTGGACTTTTCCTGAGTTATTTACTGCCGTTTGTTGCCCGTTCAGTTTATTATTTAAAAAAAATATGCATTTTGTCAGAATCAGCATAG
- a CDS encoding nucleotidyltransferase family protein has protein sequence MQSLISLLNVKEPAGILDWKKILLSARYHKVSPLLFYKIKDFKKISVPCDIYLYLEKTYKINSIRNTFILDEFEQIRSSFQKENIPVILLKGIFFLHTVYNVHIGTRRMEDVDILIREEDVERADGVLKSFGYIPPCGGGYRKVKMYFKHEKDRPVLAPLHLHWHIVNLSGDFIELNWPKINIPEIWQFAKPADKEKNIYIMSPEYMLLSLCEHGLRHGFCRINIIYDIHSYVTRYKNSLDWDKLQNLSCSWNLIVPLYLGLFLSNEMFYTGLPEKFLNDLRPEGISLWEKCVINYIRKSRVPNEDICILLYMAVNKKFSDKARFIFTGLSLRLNN, from the coding sequence ATGCAAAGTTTAATATCTTTGCTTAATGTGAAGGAACCCGCGGGTATATTAGACTGGAAAAAAATTTTATTATCCGCCCGATATCATAAAGTCTCACCTCTTTTGTTTTATAAAATTAAAGATTTTAAGAAAATATCCGTACCCTGCGATATTTATCTTTACCTGGAAAAAACTTATAAAATAAATTCAATAAGGAATACATTTATCCTTGATGAGTTTGAACAAATCCGCTCATCATTTCAAAAAGAAAATATACCTGTTATTTTATTAAAGGGCATATTCTTTTTACATACGGTTTACAATGTCCATATCGGGACAAGAAGAATGGAAGATGTGGATATTTTAATAAGGGAAGAGGATGTGGAAAGGGCCGATGGTGTTCTCAAATCTTTTGGATACATCCCACCCTGTGGAGGCGGATACAGAAAAGTCAAGATGTATTTTAAACATGAAAAAGACCGGCCTGTGCTTGCGCCCTTACACCTTCATTGGCATATTGTGAATTTATCCGGGGATTTTATTGAATTAAACTGGCCGAAAATTAATATTCCGGAAATCTGGCAATTTGCAAAACCAGCGGATAAAGAAAAAAATATTTATATTATGTCTCCGGAATATATGCTTCTGTCTTTGTGCGAACACGGCCTGAGGCATGGTTTTTGCAGGATAAATATTATATACGATATTCATTCCTATGTTACGCGATATAAGAATTCTCTGGATTGGGACAAACTTCAAAATCTATCCTGCTCCTGGAACTTGATTGTCCCGCTGTATTTAGGGCTTTTTTTAAGCAATGAGATGTTTTACACCGGCCTCCCGGAAAAATTTCTCAATGATTTAAGGCCGGAAGGAATTTCTTTATGGGAAAAATGCGTCATAAATTATATCAGGAAAAGCAGGGTCCCAAACGAGGATATTTGTATTCTTTTGTATATGGCGGTAAATAAAAAATTTTCAGATAAGGCTAGATTTATTTTTACGGGATTATCTTTAAGGTTGAATAATTGA
- a CDS encoding PqqD family protein: protein MDLSDRRVKKNDNIAWRIIEEEALLVSPKDSLIYPLNNVGTRVWELLNGEKTCKDIIDIINEEFEGEKTEINEDILDFIKKLTDNGLASLI from the coding sequence ATGGATTTGTCAGATAGGCGCGTAAAAAAGAATGATAATATCGCGTGGAGAATTATTGAGGAAGAAGCGCTTTTAGTAAGCCCGAAAGACAGCCTTATTTATCCTTTGAATAATGTCGGCACAAGGGTCTGGGAATTACTTAATGGTGAAAAAACATGTAAAGATATTATCGATATTATAAATGAAGAATTTGAGGGTGAAAAGACAGAAATAAATGAAGATATTTTGGATTTTATTAAAAAGTTAACGGACAACGGCCTGGCATCTTTAATTTGA
- a CDS encoding radical SAM protein — translation MTDSNSGKIFNNILANAELKKIPLWAHLDLTYKCNLNCVHCYCQNLSKDFSRSQREMETREIFSLIDQLAETGSLYLTLSGGELFTRPDFFEIAFYAKKRNFALNIFTNGTLINEETANRLAELQPLVIEMSIYGADAGVHDAITRVPGSFNKLLEAVKMLKKNNLKVGLKSTLMKPNFHSSEEISKFSLESGADDYHFNIEISPKNDGSRLPQEYQLDEKEMKYVLSQTNEFTAKKHEYWNEPLSKPLCGTGSIGCYISPYGDVYPCIQLLIPMGNIRQKSFREIWYSASVLRSRLNSLHTYADLPLCRSCEYVKSCKKCIGLSHLEKKDMEACYNTLKSISKIDYELSGGG, via the coding sequence ATGACAGACTCAAATTCAGGGAAAATATTTAATAATATTCTGGCAAATGCCGAATTAAAAAAGATTCCTTTATGGGCGCACCTTGACCTTACATACAAGTGCAACCTTAATTGTGTCCACTGTTACTGCCAGAACCTTTCGAAAGATTTTTCCCGCAGTCAAAGGGAAATGGAAACGCGGGAAATATTTAGTTTAATAGATCAATTGGCTGAAACGGGGTCTTTATATCTTACGCTTTCCGGGGGGGAACTTTTTACGCGCCCTGATTTTTTTGAAATAGCTTTTTACGCCAAAAAAAGAAATTTCGCGCTTAATATATTTACTAACGGCACGTTAATAAATGAAGAAACAGCAAACCGCCTCGCGGAATTACAGCCCCTTGTAATCGAAATGAGCATTTACGGGGCTGATGCGGGTGTTCACGACGCCATTACCCGGGTGCCAGGTTCTTTTAATAAATTGCTGGAGGCGGTAAAAATGTTGAAAAAAAATAATTTAAAAGTCGGCCTTAAATCCACCTTAATGAAACCTAATTTTCACTCCTCGGAAGAAATTTCAAAATTTTCTTTAGAAAGCGGCGCGGATGATTACCATTTTAATATTGAAATATCCCCTAAGAATGACGGTTCAAGGTTGCCGCAGGAATACCAGCTTGATGAAAAAGAGATGAAATATGTTTTATCTCAAACAAACGAATTCACGGCAAAAAAACATGAATATTGGAATGAACCTCTCTCAAAACCTCTCTGCGGGACAGGTTCTATCGGGTGTTATATATCCCCGTACGGCGATGTTTATCCATGCATTCAATTGCTTATTCCAATGGGAAACATCAGGCAAAAGTCTTTCAGGGAAATATGGTATTCCGCCTCGGTTTTACGTTCGCGGTTAAACTCGCTTCATACATATGCCGATTTGCCTTTATGCCGTTCCTGTGAATATGTAAAATCCTGCAAAAAATGTATCGGGTTGTCTCATTTAGAGAAAAAAGACATGGAAGCATGTTATAATACGTTAAAAAGTATTTCGAAGATAGATTATGAACTATCAGGAGGCGGGTAA
- a CDS encoding C25 family cysteine peptidase, with amino-acid sequence MGINNKSIKIILNVLIIFRVITISQAISSGGDGKIIYGNVTAPANQPKTRDFSVGGSWGAVNSLPAAETVINRVIVKVSPQDDEYVAGVLTSANTRLTVYTYSGGSWTLSWFDNAPPSALFGNFDIEYEQDSGDCLVVYSNGGTTNELSYRKRVDGVWDISSSTLESNRTTNRVEWVVMEARPGIDEIALAFSDANDDLNAFIWDGSAWTAEPAVLLSGTLVNTNTKKFDIAYEQSSGDVLLVYSINGTAGVGAATKAAGSTVWNNTADDGVFRDVSNIIDLGSEPGTDYIAFGSYATGTNDTQVGIWNGSGGISLFNNADTGGGAAAYYEAVACGWAGTGAGRRAVVVYTDAAALNLSYFTWLKSSASWEQAANNPARTPNYFVSGVKRHLKVNHDPNFATNGLMWLSAIDSNSDLWVLNYDGVTGASNWTVIDDGTAGDNPIENSLSNAAYPCAGIAFTNFDPTLVELIAFQAVSRDRQAVITWKTASELRTRGFKIYRTFSPDNPNSYEEITQKIIPAFGNPFSGREYQYIDENPPLNICYILEEVMKDGRVKRLASARLDDGTNFPEQTSPESPENKKPVLSRSKKPDFKGKALTSASKEKDYVKMKMRKHNYESFNPLKIEVEEEGIYRITAQDLIDCGWDIDKINPRRVSMSSRGKTVPIHIFGEKDKKLDETDYIEFYGKPNLTRYTPVNIYWLRLDQPDVLGIKPLNLNYSEPVAADYIETVRCEENISYYPEFKGGEHWFFEEEFISPACFDFKINLDRIVYAGDEAVLRVNFMGGSGWGFGAGYNRQKAVIYLNDNLIGEAGWVNDEAFTFNEKISVNLLLEGENKLTIKSPDEGGRLSQIFLLNWFEIIYPRELYAKENKIIFNAGTGSDETSFKIRGFSSPDIEVFAHERGKVFSLTNIKVSGETEDDYSVIFKGLDSKNTRYLVFADSAVIEPYIYPDRASNLRGRNNQADYLVIFPRDFKEVLQPLIEHRRAQGLNVKLVDAEDIYDEFNSGIFSPEAIKDFLKYAYQKWRSPRPVFVLLAGDGTFDYRDFWQSGEKNLVPVFLTDTPDFGETVSDNWFVDFNNDIMPEMFIGRLPVKNNTQLGSVIEKILSYENINHTVDWSKKLLFAADIGAQFEIASDELAGIFSSSGYSAIKLYLSRSTPEIIRQSIINNINDGILMFNYSGHAGISLLSSSRIFQDSDIEYLNNNGSPIIFLAMDCATGYFIYPGGLDCLAEILLAADGKGSVACVAPSGLSSVLEQKIFGEGFYRPFFEEGEYVLGALHYRAKHNLYQKKSMIGSSNKVENVIQTFNLLGDPALLIRREGGDYNYPRSLIFHLQEMLKQDKRQK; translated from the coding sequence ATGGGAATTAATAATAAATCAATAAAAATAATTTTAAATGTTTTAATTATATTCAGGGTTATAACAATCAGCCAGGCAATCTCATCGGGGGGTGACGGGAAAATTATCTATGGGAATGTAACTGCGCCCGCTAACCAGCCAAAAACACGTGATTTTTCTGTCGGCGGCAGCTGGGGGGCGGTGAACAGTCTGCCCGCCGCGGAAACAGTTATCAATCGCGTGATTGTAAAGGTATCGCCCCAGGATGATGAGTATGTTGCGGGTGTGCTTACCTCGGCCAATACCCGGCTTACCGTTTATACGTATTCAGGAGGAAGCTGGACATTGAGCTGGTTTGACAATGCCCCTCCTTCTGCGCTTTTTGGGAATTTTGACATTGAATATGAACAGGACTCGGGGGACTGCCTTGTGGTTTATTCAAACGGGGGGACAACTAATGAGCTTTCTTATAGAAAACGCGTGGACGGTGTCTGGGATATCTCTTCTTCAACATTAGAATCTAACAGGACCACCAATAGGGTAGAGTGGGTGGTAATGGAGGCAAGGCCCGGCATTGATGAGATTGCCCTTGCTTTTTCTGACGCCAACGATGACCTGAATGCCTTTATCTGGGACGGTTCTGCATGGACCGCGGAGCCAGCCGTGTTATTGAGCGGGACATTAGTTAATACAAATACCAAAAAATTTGATATTGCTTATGAACAGTCGAGCGGCGATGTCCTGCTTGTATACAGTATTAACGGGACCGCGGGTGTGGGTGCCGCGACCAAGGCCGCGGGTTCAACTGTATGGAATAATACTGCTGATGACGGAGTGTTTCGTGATGTTTCCAATATTATTGACCTGGGTTCTGAACCAGGCACGGATTATATCGCCTTTGGATCTTACGCTACCGGGACAAACGACACGCAGGTGGGAATTTGGAATGGTTCCGGCGGGATAAGCCTGTTTAATAATGCCGATACAGGCGGCGGCGCCGCGGCATATTATGAAGCTGTGGCCTGCGGCTGGGCAGGCACGGGGGCAGGCAGGAGGGCGGTTGTTGTTTATACAGACGCGGCCGCTTTGAACTTAAGCTATTTTACATGGTTAAAAAGCTCGGCGTCGTGGGAGCAGGCGGCAAATAACCCGGCAAGGACTCCGAATTATTTTGTTTCAGGCGTAAAGCGGCATCTAAAAGTAAATCACGACCCGAATTTTGCAACTAACGGCCTGATGTGGTTAAGTGCGATAGATTCCAATTCCGATTTATGGGTATTGAATTATGACGGTGTAACAGGCGCCTCGAATTGGACGGTTATAGATGATGGAACAGCGGGAGATAATCCTATTGAAAACAGTCTGAGTAATGCCGCGTATCCATGCGCGGGTATTGCCTTCACTAATTTTGATCCCACATTGGTTGAGTTAATCGCTTTTCAGGCGGTATCCCGGGACAGGCAAGCGGTGATTACATGGAAAACCGCATCGGAATTGCGCACACGCGGCTTCAAAATATACCGCACTTTTTCACCGGATAATCCAAACAGCTATGAAGAAATTACACAAAAAATTATCCCTGCTTTTGGTAATCCCTTTTCAGGCAGGGAATATCAATATATTGATGAAAATCCTCCCTTGAATATTTGTTACATATTGGAAGAGGTAATGAAGGATGGGCGGGTGAAACGTCTTGCTTCCGCGCGGCTGGATGACGGGACAAACTTTCCGGAACAAACATCCCCTGAATCTCCGGAAAACAAAAAGCCTGTTCTTTCCCGGAGCAAAAAGCCGGATTTTAAAGGGAAGGCATTAACTTCCGCAAGCAAAGAAAAAGATTATGTGAAAATGAAGATGAGAAAACATAATTATGAAAGTTTTAATCCTTTAAAAATAGAAGTCGAAGAAGAAGGGATTTACCGGATTACGGCACAAGACCTGATTGATTGCGGCTGGGACATTGACAAGATTAATCCCCGGCGGGTAAGTATGTCCAGCCGGGGGAAAACGGTTCCTATCCATATTTTTGGCGAAAAAGACAAAAAGCTTGATGAAACAGATTATATCGAGTTTTATGGAAAACCTAATTTGACACGGTATACCCCCGTTAATATTTATTGGCTTAGACTTGACCAGCCGGATGTTTTGGGGATAAAACCTTTAAATCTTAATTACAGTGAACCAGTTGCTGCGGATTATATTGAGACAGTCCGTTGTGAGGAAAATATTTCTTATTACCCGGAATTTAAAGGCGGTGAACACTGGTTTTTTGAGGAAGAATTTATTTCACCCGCGTGTTTTGATTTTAAAATTAATCTGGACCGTATTGTTTATGCCGGGGATGAGGCCGTTTTAAGAGTTAATTTTATGGGCGGGTCAGGGTGGGGATTTGGTGCGGGCTATAATCGTCAAAAGGCGGTTATTTACCTGAATGATAATTTAATAGGAGAGGCCGGATGGGTTAATGACGAGGCGTTTACTTTTAACGAGAAAATATCCGTGAATCTTTTATTGGAAGGAGAAAATAAACTAACGATTAAGTCGCCTGATGAAGGAGGCAGACTTTCTCAAATTTTTCTTTTGAACTGGTTTGAGATTATTTACCCGCGCGAACTTTACGCGAAAGAAAATAAAATTATTTTTAATGCCGGGACTGGTTCAGATGAAACTTCTTTTAAAATCAGGGGTTTTTCTTCGCCGGATATCGAAGTATTTGCACATGAAAGGGGAAAAGTATTTAGTCTTACTAATATTAAGGTTAGCGGGGAAACAGAAGATGATTATTCAGTTATTTTTAAAGGGCTCGATTCGAAAAATACCCGTTATCTTGTTTTTGCCGACAGCGCCGTAATCGAACCTTATATATATCCGGATAGGGCGTCGAATCTTAGAGGCAGGAATAATCAGGCGGATTATCTGGTTATTTTTCCTCGTGATTTTAAGGAGGTTTTACAGCCGCTTATTGAGCACCGGAGGGCGCAGGGCCTTAATGTCAAATTAGTTGATGCCGAAGACATTTATGATGAGTTCAATTCCGGAATATTTTCGCCTGAGGCAATCAAAGATTTTTTGAAATACGCTTACCAAAAGTGGCGCAGTCCAAGGCCCGTATTTGTGCTTTTGGCCGGGGACGGCACATTTGATTATCGGGATTTCTGGCAGTCAGGAGAAAAAAATCTGGTTCCCGTTTTTTTAACGGATACACCTGATTTTGGCGAGACCGTGTCGGATAACTGGTTTGTGGATTTTAATAATGACATAATGCCTGAAATGTTTATTGGAAGGCTGCCGGTCAAAAATAATACCCAGCTTGGTTCGGTTATTGAAAAAATCCTGAGCTATGAAAATATAAATCATACCGTGGACTGGAGTAAAAAACTTCTTTTTGCAGCGGACATCGGCGCTCAATTTGAAATAGCTTCGGATGAATTGGCTGGTATATTTTCCTCTTCCGGTTATTCCGCAATCAAATTATATTTAAGCCGGTCCACACCTGAAATTATAAGGCAGTCAATCATTAATAATATAAATGACGGCATTTTAATGTTTAACTATTCAGGGCACGCGGGAATAAGCCTTTTATCAAGCAGCCGTATATTCCAAGATTCCGACATAGAATATCTTAACAATAATGGGTCACCGATTATATTTTTAGCAATGGATTGTGCCACGGGTTATTTCATTTATCCCGGAGGCCTGGATTGCCTTGCTGAAATACTGCTTGCCGCGGATGGAAAAGGGTCGGTTGCCTGTGTCGCTCCAAGCGGACTTTCTTCTGTTTTAGAACAGAAGATATTCGGAGAGGGTTTTTACAGGCCATTTTTTGAGGAAGGTGAATATGTATTGGGAGCGCTTCATTACAGGGCAAAACATAATTTATATCAAAAGAAAAGTATGATAGGTTCCAGTAATAAAGTGGAAAATGTTATCCAGACTTTTAATCTTTTGGGAGATCCTGCTTTGCTTATAAGGCGGGAAGGCGGGGACTATAATTATCCCCGTTCCTTGATTTTTCATTTGCAGGAAATGCTAAAGCAGGATAAAAGACAAAAATGA